Proteins from a genomic interval of Plasmodium berghei ANKA genome assembly, chromosome: 6:
- a CDS encoding acyl carrier protein, mitochondrial, putative produces the protein MRNNILRKFITNSKNVKSCNVLKRRYFVSILSNNGMNYKYNNLYNVNNYFIRGHGQNNTKYFSTEKEELSSYTKEQIEEKVLNVLKKYISADAEINYNEDLEKNKTKDNRAWDFLDTVEFLIDIESEFNITIPDETADGIKTVQEVIDYLVQLNIKKA, from the exons ATgagaaataatattttaagaaagtttattacaaatagtaaaaatgtaaaaagcTGTAATGTATTAAAAAGAAGATATTTTGTTAGTATTCTCTCAAATAATGGAatgaattataaatataacaatttatataatgttaataattattttataaggGGTCACGGacaaaataatactaaatatttttcaacaGAAAAAGAAGAATTAAGTTCATATACTAAGGAGCAGATTGAAGAAAAAGTTTTGAATgttctaaaaaaatatatatcagcTGATGCggaaattaattataatgaagatttagaaaaaaataaaaccaAAGATAATAGAGCATGGGATTTTTTAGATACTGTGGAATTTTTAATAGAT ATTGAATCTGAATTCAACATCACAATACCAGATGAAACAGCTGACGGTATAAAAACAGTACAAGAAGTAATAGATTATTTGGttcaattaaatattaagaaggcttaa